The Thermothielavioides terrestris NRRL 8126 chromosome 2, complete sequence genome includes a region encoding these proteins:
- a CDS encoding uncharacterized protein (Four conserved domains DUF3659[pfam12396], Protein of unknown function.) — DISILKDGTVNKGGNVVTEDGEIVGRVVEGELAELVGRKVDENGAVWSSDGKVIGRAEVIPEDEREEMLREPAPFESFPEAVVDKDGMVLASPGGEAVGKVVEGDVGLLKGKSVDADGDILDKVGNVIGKAVRWEPEPEPEPEPEPEVDRSVLAGKRVNKAGNVVDENGVIFGRVVEGDVKKMVGRMCDKQGNVLSESGDILGKADPVPEGEREGVKEGPFAELEGCTVAKDGTIVTPAGDIVGRLVSGDGKLLFGRAVDEDGDILDKNGNVVGKAERWEPEKVEREKNPMSGRRVNREGNVVDQDGNVIGKLTSGELIVCTGKDIDDDGDVVDYKGNVVGHCTLLEDLPAEQESPEEKAKREQEEQDKKLAVQMAVCIEQCLDSIRPICKMITEKIDKAERTPADERDEEQLVGEVRPLIEEGGRILNEAKGVIKGLDPEGRIAANAKYKTASREASPEEYHLADVLKDLTGDVTQCIDNAKRKLEDMPHAKKALNPLWGLLNEPLFQILAAVGLLLAGVLNLVGRLLSGLGLGGIVDGLLGTLGLNRVLESLGIGSFSKSSKSGKKGGLLGGVLGG, encoded by the exons gacATCAGCATCCTCAAGGACGGCACGGTCAACAAGGGCGGCAATGTGGTCACGGAGGACGGCGAGATCGTCGGGCGCGTGGTCGAGGGCGAGCTCGCGGAGCTGGTGGGCCGGAAGGTGGACGAGAACGGCGCGGTCTGGAGCAGCGACGGCAAGGTGATCGGGCGCGCCGAGGTCATCCCGGAGGACGAGCGCGAGGAGATGCTGCGCGAGCCCGCGCCGTTCGAGAGCTTCCCCGAGGCGGTCGTCGACAAGGACGGCATGGTCCTCGCCTCGCCGggcggggaggcggtggGGAAGGTCGTAGAGGGCGATGTCGGCCTGCTGAAGGGCAAGAGCGTGGATGCGGACGGCGATATCCTGGACAAGGTCGGGAATGTCATTGGCAAGGCGGTGCGGTGGGAGCCGGAACctgagcccgagcccgagcccgagccggaGGTCGACAGATCGGTGCTGGCGGGCAAGCGCGTGAATAAGGCCGGGAACGTGGTGGATGAGAACGGGGTCATCTTCGGTCGGGTTGTGGAGGGCGACGTCAAGAAGATGGTCGGCCGCATGTGCGACAAGCAGGGCAATGTCCTCAGCGAGAGCGGCGACATCCTCGGCAAGGCTGACCCCGTCCCCGAGGGCGAGCGGGAGGGCGTGAAGGAGGGCCCCTTTGCTGAACTCGAGGGCTGCACGGTGGCCAAGGACGGCACCATCGTCACGCCGGCCGGAGACATCGTCGGCCGGCTGgtcagcggcgacggcaagcTCCTGTTCGGACGCGCTGTCGATGAGGACGGCGACATCCTGGACAAGAACGGCAACGTCGTGGGCAAAGCCGAGCGGTGGGAGCCCGAGAAGGTCGAGCGCGAGAAGAACCCCATGTCCGGCCGCCGTGTCAACCGCGAGGGCAACGTGGTCGATCAGGATGGCAATGTCATCGGCAAGCTCACCTCAGGCGAGCTGATTGTCTGCACCGGAAAGGAtatcgacgacgacggggaTGTCGTCGACTACAAGGGCAACGTCGTCGGCCACTGCACTCTCCTCGAGGACCTCCCCGCAGAGCAAGAGAGCCCCGAAGAGAAGGCAAAGCGCGAGCAAGAGGAGCAGGACAAGAAGCTCGCCGTCCAGATGGCGGTGTGTATCGAGCAGTGCCTGGACAGCATCCGGCCCATCTGCAAGATGATCACCGAG AAAATCGACAAGGCCGAGCGCACGCCCGCAGATGAGCGCGACGAGGAGCAGCTCGTCGGGGAGGTCCGGCCGCTGATCGAGGAGGGCGGGCGGATCCTCAACGAAGCCAAGGGCGTCATCAAGGGCCTCGACCCGGAGGGCAGGATCGCGGCCAACGCCAAGTACAAGACGGCCTCGCGCGAGGCCAGCCCGGAGGAGTACCACCTCGCCGACGTGCTCAAGGACCTCACGGGCGACGTGACGCAGTGCATCGACAATGCCAAGCGCAAGCTCGAGGACATGCCGCACGCGAAGAAGGCGCTGAACCCGCTCTGGGGGCTGCTGAACGAGCCGCTGTTCCAGATCTTGGCGGCCGTGGGCTTGTTGCTGGCTGGTGTGCTCAATCTGGTGGGCAGGCTT CTGAGCGGGCTCGGATTGGGCGGGATCGTCGATGGACTTCTCGGCACGCTGGGTTTGAACCGCGTGCTCGAGAGCCTGGGCATTGGATCGTTCAGTAAGAGCTCGAAGAGCGGCAAGAAGGGTGGGCTACTTGGCGGTGTGCTTGGTGGTTAA
- a CDS encoding RAD5-like protein (1| DNA repair and recombination protein RAD5B [Neurospora crassa] Contains conserved domain HepA[COG0553], Superfamily II DNA/RNA helicases, SNF2 family. HIRAN[pfam08797], HIRAN domain (HIP116, Rad5p N-terminal), RAD18[COG5432], and RING[cd00162], RING-finger) has protein sequence MPRQRKRPREVVDLTQESGETHQGARPAKSPRLPSSSSFSSQVSVPGSSQSSSIAYSHAPSSSAPALPSYHDASERLSWQTPANDDDEPSTQSLTQNDDGPQLELYGSFDGKIVGVRYYTGMATAGEVVVCRREPANPYDSNAIRVDNVLGNQIGHIPRAVAEKLAPYLDRGEIAVEAMLTGEKGFYDCPIRLFIYGTGNPLGRANLEERLKRDKLVKATQLKQTRKENEQQRKAMGLKSGRGTAGFEGEDVSLEQLAQTSQAVNFRAGGDMVQTLAMDEDQLSKMPEAKQPETLRAKLLPYQLQGLAWLTAKEDPSFPEPGSADSVQLWKRDARGRYVNIATNFTVASPPRLLSGGILADDMGLGKTLQVISLIMTGGRGSTLIVAPVGVMSNWEQQIKRHVLDEHMPSILTYHGAARQTATKSPRDFGVVITSYGTLTSEAATDGPLFKVDWRRVVLDEGHQIRNARTKAAEAACMLQAQSRWVLTGTPIVNNIRDLHSLLKFLRITGGIEQSDVFNTVIARPLAVGEARAEALLQSLMKDLCLRRRKDMKFVDLKLPPKTEYIHRITFWPDEKKKYEALLSEAKGALEEFQSKSSSGQQGRFQGVLERLLRLRQTCNHWTLCKERITDLMKLLEEQGVVQLNDKNRALLQQALQLVIESQEECPICIDTLKDAVITHCKHVFCRACISKVIEIQHKCPMCRAGLSEDKLVEPAPERSAAEDGDGLDPETKSSKTEALLKILQATLKNEGSKVICFSQWTSFLTVIQRQLDEAGYIYTRIDGSMNAKQRDAAIHALDHDPATRIMLASLSVCSVGLNLAAADTVILADSWWAPAIEDQAVDRVHRLGQTRPTTVWRLVMEGTVEERVLDIQAEKRELVTKAFQEKQGQKKKQVKESRMADVLKLLA, from the exons ATGCCGCGCCAAAGGAAACGGCCCCGGGAGGTCGTCGACTTGACCCAGGAGAGTGGGGAGACCCATCAAGGCGCACGCCCCGCCAAATCCCCCCGCCTcccttcgtcgtcgtcgtttAGCTCGCAGGTTTCCGTACCAGGATCCAGCCAGTCGTCTTCCATTGCCTACTCGCATGCGCCCTCCAGTTCCGCTCCGGCACTCCCCTCCTATCACGATGCGAGCGAACGCTTGTCATGGCAAACCCCAGCcaatgacgacgacgaaccGTCCACGCAGAGTCTCACCCAAAACGATGACGGTCCGCAACTGGAGTTGTATGGCTCGTTCG ACGGCAAGATTGTCGGTGTAAGGTACTACACCGGCATGGCCACCGCTGGCGAGGTGGTTGTCTGTCGGAGGGAGCCGGCAAATCCT TATGATTCCAATGCCATTCGAGTAGATAACGTACTCGGAAACCAGATTGGGCATATCCCGAGGGCAGTGGCTGAGAAGCTTGCGCCGTATCTG GACCGCGGCGAGATTGCGGTTGAAGCTATGCTTACCGGCGAGAAAGGCTTCTATGACTGCCCAATCCGCCTGTTCATCTACGGGACCGGCAACCCCCTTGGCCGGGCGAATTTGGAAGAGCGGCTGAAGAGAGACAAGCTCGTCAAGGCCACGCAACTCAAGCAGACCCGCAAGGAgaacgagcagcagcggaagGCCATGGGCTTGAAGAGTGGCCGGGGAACTGCCGGATTTGAAGGAGAAGATGTGTCTCTGGAGCAACTAGCTCAAACCAGCCAGGCTGTGAACTTCCGTGCCGGAGGCGACATGGTCCAAACCCTGGCAATGGATGAAGACCAACTCTCCAAGATGCCCGAGGCGAAACAACCCGAGACGCTGCGGGCCAAGCTGTTGCCCTATCAGCTTCAAGGCCTTGCTTGGCTCACGGCCAAGGAGGACCCATCTTTCCCAGAGCCGGGTTCCGCAGACTCTGTGCAGCTCTGGAAGCGCGATGCTAGAGGCCGATACGTCAATATCGCCACGAACTTCACTGTTGCGTCGCCTCCACGCCTCCTTTCGGGCGGAATCCTGGCCGATGACATGGGCCTGGGCAAGACTCTGCAGGTGATCAGTCTGATCATGACGGGCGGGCGAGGGAGCACGCTCATTGTTGCCCCCGTGGGCGTCATGAGCAACTGGGAGCAGCAGATCAAGCGCCATGTGCTCGACGAACACATGCCCAGCATCCTCACCTACCACGGAGCCGCGCGACAGACGGCCACCAAGTCGCCGAGGGACTTTGGCGTTGTCATCACCAGCTACGGCACTCTAACCAGCGAAGCGGCCACTGACGGCCCCCTGTTCAAGGTCGACTGGCGCCGCGTGGTTCTTGATGAAGGACACCAGATTCGCAACGCCCGGACGAAGGCAGCCGAGGCGGCCTGTATGCTGCAGGCGCAGTCGAGATGGGTTTTGACAGGGACTCCAAT CGTCAACAACATCCGGGACCTCCACTCACTCCTCAAGTTCCTCCGTATCACCGGTGGCATTGAGCAGTCTGATGTGTTCAACACGGTCATTGCGAGACCGCTGGCAGTTGGTGAGGCGCGCGCCGAAGCCCTGTTGCAGTCCCTCATGAAAGACCTCTGTCTCCGTCGTAGAAAGGACATGAAATTCGTCGACCTCAAGCTCCCCCCGAAGACCGAATACATCCACCGCATCACATTTTGGCCCGATGAGAAGAAGAAATACGAGGCTTTGCT TTCCGAAGCCAAAGGGGCTCTAGAAGAATTCCAGAGCAAATCCTCGTCCGGCCAGCAGGGCAGGTTTCAAGGTGTCCTCGAGaggcttctccgcctccgccagaC GTGCAACCACTGGACTTTATGCAAAGAGCGGATCACCGACCTGATGAAGCTTCTTGAGGAGCAGGGCGTTGTCCAGCTCAATGACAAGAATCGAGCCCTCCTGCAACAGGCCCTCCAGCTCGTCATAGAGAGCCAAGAGGAATGTCCCATCTGCATTGATACCCTGAAAGATGCGGTCATTACCCATTGCAAGCACGTCTTCTGCCGCGCCTGTATTTCTAAGGTGATTGAGATACAGCACAAGTGCCCTATGTGCCGCGCGGGACTGTCGGAAGACAAGCTTGTTGAGCCAGCACCTGAACGCTCGGCCGCGGAAGACGGGGATGGCCTTGATCCGGAGACGAAGAGCTCCAAGACAGAAGCGCTACTCAAGATCCTCCAGGCTACGCTGAAGAACGAAGGCTCTAAAGTGATCTGCTTTTCACAGTGGACCTCCTTCCTCACCGTTATCCAACGCCAACTGGATGAAGCAGGGTATATCTACACGCGCATTGACGGCAGCATGAACGCGAAGCAGCGCGATGCCGCGATCCACGCTCTCGACCATGACCCGGCCACCCGCATCATGCTGGCCAGTCTGAGCGTGTGTAGCGTCGGCCTGaaccttgccgccgccgacacggTGATCCTCGCCGACAGCTGGTGGGCGCCGGCCATCGAAGACCAGGCTGTCGATCGCGTCCACCGTCTGGGCCAGACCCGCCCCACGACGGTGTGGCGGCTGGTCATGGAGGGCACCGTCGAGGAACGAGTGCTCGACATCCAGGCCGAGAAAAGAGAGCTGGTCACCAAGGCTTTCCAGGAGAAGCAGGGGCAGAAAAAGAAACAGGTGAAGGAAAGTCGGATGGCCGACGTTTTGAAGTTGCTTGCTTGA
- a CDS encoding glycoside hydrolase family 61 protein, with translation MMPSLVRFSMGLATAFASLSTAHTVFTTLFINGVDQGDGTCIRMAKKGSVCTHPIAGGLDSPDMACGRDGQQAVAFTCPAPAGSKLSFEFRMWADASQPGSIDPSHLGSTAIYLKQVSNISSDSAAGPGWFKIYAEGYDTAAKKWATEKLIDNGGLLSIELPPTLPAGYYLARSEIVTIQNVTNDHVDPQFYVGCAQLFVQGPPTTPTVPPDRLVSIPGHVHASDPGLTFNIWRDDPSKTAYTVVGPAPFSPTAAPTPTSTNTNGQQQQQQQQAIKQTDGVIPADCQLKNANWCGAEVPAYADEAGCWASSADCFAQLDACYTSAPPTGSRGCRLWEDWCTGIQQGCRAGRWRGPPPFHGEGAAAEV, from the exons ATGATGCCGTCCCTTGTTCGCTTCTCAATGGGTCTGGCGACCGCCTTCGCCTCGCTGTCCACAGCACATACCGTCTTCACCACGCTTTTCATCAACGGCGTCGACCAAGGGGACGGGACCTGCATCCGCATGGCCAAGAAGGGCAGCGTTTGCACCCATCCCATTGCTGGTGGCCTCGACAGCCCAGACATGGCTTGTG GCCGAGACGGACAACAAGCCGTGGCATTCACCTGCCCAGCCCCGGCGGGCTCCAAGTTGAGCTTCGAGTTCCGCATGTGGGCCGACGCCTCTCAGCCCGGCTCTATCGACCCATCCCACCTCGGCTCGACGGCAATCTACCTCAAACAAGTCTCCAACATCAGCTCCGACTCGGCTGCCGGCCCTGGCTGGTTCAAGATCTACGCCGAGGGCTACGACACAGCCGCCAAGAAGTGGGCCACAGAGAAGCTCATCGAcaacggcggcctgctgAGCATCGAGCTTCCGCCCACTCTGCCGGCGGGATACTACCTCGCCCGCAGCGAGATCGTCACCATCCAGAACGTCACCAACGACCACGTCGACCCGCAGTTCTACGTTGGCTGCGCACAGCTCTTCGTCCAGGGGCCTCCGACCACCCCCACCGTCCCGCCAGACAGACTCGTCTCCATCCCGGGCCACGTCCATGCCTCCGACCCGGGGCTGACCTTCAACATCTGGCGCGACGACCCCTCCAAGACGGCCTACACCGTCGTCGGCCCGgcccccttctcccccaccgccgcccccacccccacctccaccaacaccaacgggcagcaacaacaacaacagcaacaggcGATAAAGCAGACGGACGGCGTGATCCCCGCCGACTGCCAGCTCAAGAACGCCAACTGGtgcggcgccgaggtgccCGCGtacgccgacgaggccggctgctgggcgtcgtcggccgaCTGCTTCGCCCAGCTGGACGCCTGCTacacgtcggcgccgcccacgggcagccgcggctgccggctGTGGGAGGACTGGTGCACCGGCATTCAGCAGGGCTGCCGCgcggggcggtggcgggggccgccgccctttCATGGGGAGGGGGCAGCAGCGGAGGTGTGA